Below is a genomic region from Streptomyces roseoviridis.
AGCGGCAGCACGGCGAGCAGCAGCCCGACGCGCAGCAGATCGGCCTGCCCGAGCACATAGGCGCAGGCGGCGGCGGCGACCCCGGCGGCGAGGAAGGACCGGCCGCGGGTGGTGAGACCGGCCAGGGCGGCCCGCAGGCTGCCCCGGCCGTCGTCGTCCCCGTGCCCGATCCCGGCCCCGTGCCCGCCCCCGTCGTTCCCGGGGACGTGCCCGGCCGGCGCCGGCCCCTGCGGAGCGGCGGCGGTGGTCATCACAGCCGCCGGGCGCCGGGCTGGTGCTGGCCGTAGAGCGGACCGGCGGGCGGCACGGCGGGCGGCACGGGCGGTGCGGCGGCCGGGACCGGGGTCCGCTGGAGGATGTCGAGGACGACCTGCTCGGCCGTACGACGGCTCAGCTGGGCCTGCGCGGTGGGCAGCAGCCGGTGCGCGAGCACCGGTGCGGCGAGCGCCTGGAGGTCGTCGGGCAGCACGTACTCCCGGCCGCTGAGCGCGGCGGACGCCTTCGCGGCCCGCAGCAGGTGGAGCGTGGCGCGCGGGGAGGCGCCGAGTCTGAGGTCCGGGTGGGTGCGGGTGGCGGCGACGATGTCGACCGCGTACCGCCGGACGGAGTCGGCGACGTGCACGCCGCGGACGGCCTCGATCAGCTTCACCACGTCATGGGCGTGGGCGACCGGCTGGAGGTCGTCCAGCGGGGAGACCGCGCCGTGCACGTCGAGCATCTTCAGCTCGGCCTCGGCGTTCGGGTAGCCGATGGAGACCCGCGCCATGAAGCGGTCGCGCTGGGCCTCGGGCAGCGGATAGGTGCCCTCCATCTCCACCGGGTTCTGGGTGGCGACCACCATGAAGGGGCTCGGCAGCTCGTAGGTCTGGCCGTCGACCGTGACCTGGCGCTCCTCCATGGATTCCAGGAGGGCGGACTGGGTCTTGGGCGAGGCCCGGTTGATCTCGTCGCCGATGACGATCTGGGCGAAGATCGCACCGGGCTTGAACTCGAAGTCGCGCCGCGTCTGGTCGAAGATCGACACGCCGGTGATGTCCGACGGCAGCAGGTCGGGCGTGAACTGGATGCGGCGCACCGAGCAGTCGATGGACCGGGCCAGGGTCTTGGCCAGCATCGTCTTCCCGACGCCGGGGACGTCCTCGATGAGGAGATGTCCCTCGGCGAGCAGCACGGTCAGCGCAAGGCGTACGACCTCGGGCTTGCCCTCGATCACACCCTCCACCGACCCGCGGACCCGCTCCGCGGTCGTGGTCAGATCTGTGAGGCTCGCTCGGTCGTCATAGGTCGTCACCCGGCCCTCCTCGGCCCTTTCCGCAGCACAGACACCTGCCCCCGGCGTCGCGGCCGGGGGGTGTCACCCGTGCATTCTTGTTGCCGTGACCGGGTCGTGTCACTTGCCGGTGGCTCGCCTGTGGATAACTGCGGGTGAATTGCCGGGGTTTGTGGGCTTGCGCCGGGCGGCATCGGTCCTCGGGCGCTGGTCGGGCGCCGGTCGGTCGCCGGTCGCACACCGGCCGGACGCCGAGAACGAGGGCGCCGGCCGGGCGCGCGGCGAGCCGGCCCCCAGGCACCGGACCCCGCAGCCGTCCGGGTGAACCGCGCGAAACGTCCGGCCGCGTCCGGCGGCGTCCGCGACGCGCCAGCCGGTTGATTGACCGGCGGGTCCGGTGGACTAAAGTGGCGCGAAGTTCACGGAGACATCGAGCGATTTCCGCCGTTTCTCCCCGTAAGTGCGGCGGTACCCACGGCTCGGCCCCTTCCGCTCGCCGGTGGTACCTGTCTCCGCCGGATCTGAGAGGGCGCATTGAGCAACGACCGACACGTCCCGGTGATGCTCCAGCGGTGCCTGGACATGTTGGCGCCCGCCCTGGAGCACCCCGGCGCGGTCGTCGTCGACTGCACCCTCGGTCTCGGCGGGCACAGCGAGGCACTCCTGAAGCGCTTCCCCGAGGTGCGCCTGATCGCCCTCGACCGGGACAAGGAGGCCCTGCGCCTGTCCGGCGAGCGGCTCGCCCCCTACGGGGAGCGCGCGACCCTCGTGCACGCCGTCTACGACGAACTGCCCGAGGTCCTCGACCGGCTCGACGTCCCGCGCGTCGACGGCGTCCTGTTCGACCTGGGCGTCTCCTCCATGCAGCTGGACGAGGCCGACCGCGGCTTCGCCTACGCCCAGGACGCCCCGCTGGACATGCGCATGGACCAGACGACCGGCATCAGCGCGGCCGAGGTCCTCAACACCTACCCGCCCGGCGAACTGGTCCGCATCCTGCGCAGCTACGGCGAGGAGAAGCAGGCCAAGCGGATCGTCTCCGCCATCGTGCGCGAGCGCGAGAAGGAGCCGTTCACCAACAGCGCCCGCCTCGTCGAGCTGATCCGCGACTCCCTGCCGCAGGCGGCCAAGCGCACCGGCGGCAACCCGGCCAAGCGCACCTTC
It encodes:
- a CDS encoding MoxR family ATPase — encoded protein: MTTYDDRASLTDLTTTAERVRGSVEGVIEGKPEVVRLALTVLLAEGHLLIEDVPGVGKTMLAKTLARSIDCSVRRIQFTPDLLPSDITGVSIFDQTRRDFEFKPGAIFAQIVIGDEINRASPKTQSALLESMEERQVTVDGQTYELPSPFMVVATQNPVEMEGTYPLPEAQRDRFMARVSIGYPNAEAELKMLDVHGAVSPLDDLQPVAHAHDVVKLIEAVRGVHVADSVRRYAVDIVAATRTHPDLRLGASPRATLHLLRAAKASAALSGREYVLPDDLQALAAPVLAHRLLPTAQAQLSRRTAEQVVLDILQRTPVPAAAPPVPPAVPPAGPLYGQHQPGARRL
- the rsmH gene encoding 16S rRNA (cytosine(1402)-N(4))-methyltransferase RsmH, with translation MSNDRHVPVMLQRCLDMLAPALEHPGAVVVDCTLGLGGHSEALLKRFPEVRLIALDRDKEALRLSGERLAPYGERATLVHAVYDELPEVLDRLDVPRVDGVLFDLGVSSMQLDEADRGFAYAQDAPLDMRMDQTTGISAAEVLNTYPPGELVRILRSYGEEKQAKRIVSAIVREREKEPFTNSARLVELIRDSLPQAAKRTGGNPAKRTFQALRIEVNGELSVLERAIPAAVKALAVGGRIAVLSYHSLEDRLVKQVFAAGAANTAPPGLPVVPERYQPRLKLLTRGAELPTEQEIAENRRAAPARLRGAQRIREDEA